TATCGCCTTCTTTTAAAATTCCTTCCATCGAATCGAGTCTTCTCCATTCAACTTCCGAAATGTGTAACAAACCATCTTTGCTTGGCATAAACTCAACGAATGCACCAAATGCTAAAATTGATTTTACTTTTCCTTCGTAAATTTCGCCTACTTCAGGAACAGAAGCAATCGCTTTAATTTTTGCCACCGCTCTATCAATGTTTTCTTTGTTATCAGATACGATGTCTACAATTCCAAATTCACCTTCTTCTACAATCACAATAATTGTCTCGGTTTCGCGCTGCATTTCTTGAATTACTTTTCCTCCAGGTCCGATAATCGCTCCAATAAATTCTTTCGGAATTTTTAATTTTACGATGCGCGGTGCGTGTGGTTTGTAATCTTCGCGCGGTTGTTGAATGGTTTTTGCCAATTCTCCTAAAATGTGTAAACGTCCAGCTTTCGCTTGTTCCAAGGCTTTTTCCAACACTTCGTACGATAGTCCGTCCACTTTAATATCCATCTGACAAGCCGTAATTCCGTCTTTTGTTCCAGTTACTTTAAAATCCATATCTCCCAAATGATCTTCGTCTCCTAAGATATCAGAAAGAATAGCATATTTTCCTGTTTTGCTGTCGCTGATTAAGCCCATTGCAATTCCAGCAACTGGCTTTTTCAATTGAACTCCAGCATCCATCAACGCAAGTGTTCCTGCGCAAACAGTCGCCATTGAAGACGAACCATTGGATTCTAAAATATCAGAAACCACACGAATTGTATATGGGTTTTCATCCGGCAACATTGGTTTTAAAGCTCTCAAAGCAAGGTTTCCATGACCAACTTCTCTTCTTCCAGTTCCTCTCATCGGTTTTACTTCTCCTGTTGAGAATGGCGGGAAATTGTAATGAAGTAAAAACTTAGAAGTTCCTTCATACACAACACCATCAATAATTTGAGTATCTAATTTTGTACCCAACGTAACGGTAGTCAATGATTGCGTTTCACCTCTGGTGAAAATCGCGGAACCGTGCGCCGTTGGTAAATAATCAACTTCCGACCAAATCGGGCGAATTTGATCCAATTTACGTCCGTCCAAACGAGTTCTTTCCGTCAATACTGAAGCGCGAACACCGTCTTTTTCGGTATCGTGAAAATATTTATTGATTAAAAACTTTTTAGCTGTTTTTTCTTCGTCAGAAAGTGTTGCTACAAATTCAGTTTTAATCGCTTCAAAAAGAACTTTGCGTTCACTTTTGTTTGCGTTTCCTGATTTTGCAACAGCATAAACTTTATCGTAACAAGCTT
The Bacteroidia bacterium DNA segment above includes these coding regions:
- a CDS encoding polyribonucleotide nucleotidyltransferase, with amino-acid sequence MSKTAITKTMDLGDGRTITLETGKLAKQANGSVVLRMGNTMLLATVVSNKDAKPDVDFLPLSVDYQEKYAADGRFPGGFFKREARLSEYEILISRLVDRALRPLFPDDYHADTQVLISLISLDKEVLPDCLAGFAASAAICISDIPFNGPISEVRVARIDGKFVVNPTRTELAKADMDIIVAASEKDVNMVEGEMKECSEAEMLEAIKIAHDAIKKQCKLQKELAQAVNADKKREYCHEQNDADLKAAIHKACYDKVYAVAKSGNANKSERKVLFEAIKTEFVATLSDEEKTAKKFLINKYFHDTEKDGVRASVLTERTRLDGRKLDQIRPIWSEVDYLPTAHGSAIFTRGETQSLTTVTLGTKLDTQIIDGVVYEGTSKFLLHYNFPPFSTGEVKPMRGTGRREVGHGNLALRALKPMLPDENPYTIRVVSDILESNGSSSMATVCAGTLALMDAGVQLKKPVAGIAMGLISDSKTGKYAILSDILGDEDHLGDMDFKVTGTKDGITACQMDIKVDGLSYEVLEKALEQAKAGRLHILGELAKTIQQPREDYKPHAPRIVKLKIPKEFIGAIIGPGGKVIQEMQRETETIIVIVEEGEFGIVDIVSDNKENIDRAVAKIKAIASVPEVGEIYEGKVKSILAFGAFVEFMPSKDGLLHISEVEWRRLDSMEGILKEGDIVKVKLIGVDPKTGKFKLSRKALLPKPEKMEQA